The following are from one region of the Carboxydothermus pertinax genome:
- a CDS encoding class I SAM-dependent DNA methyltransferase: MPYRELASFYDLLLGGVPGEYWVGLIEDLLNRWNYKVRTIAELGCGTGVILEKLATQGYQLYGVDISPEMLAVAQTKKIKNTRFLFQDIVNLKLPEKVDLIFAFHDCLNYLKSKENLYKCFYQVKNNLKEQGLFYFDLNRLEWLLDLDIKPGELILDNIILNWTGKFSNDKFLIELRIFNRVCEKASYEQHELSLFQPEEVLKFLSDLNFSVLSVNHTATRSFYLAVKGVDGNER; the protein is encoded by the coding sequence ATGCCTTATCGGGAACTAGCAAGTTTTTATGATTTATTGTTAGGTGGAGTGCCAGGAGAGTACTGGGTAGGGTTAATTGAAGATTTGTTAAACCGCTGGAACTATAAAGTTCGGACCATTGCGGAATTAGGCTGCGGTACTGGAGTGATTTTAGAAAAGCTTGCGACACAGGGATATCAGTTATATGGAGTTGATATTAGCCCGGAAATGCTGGCAGTTGCTCAAACCAAAAAAATAAAAAATACCCGTTTTCTTTTCCAAGATATTGTAAATTTAAAACTGCCCGAAAAAGTAGATCTCATTTTTGCTTTTCATGATTGCCTTAACTACCTAAAATCAAAAGAAAATTTATATAAGTGTTTTTACCAAGTAAAAAATAACTTAAAAGAGCAAGGATTATTTTATTTTGACCTAAATCGCTTAGAATGGCTTTTAGATTTAGATATTAAGCCTGGCGAACTTATTTTAGATAATATAATATTAAATTGGACAGGCAAATTTAGTAATGATAAATTTTTAATTGAGCTTAGAATTTTTAACCGAGTTTGTGAAAAAGCTTCGTATGAACAGCACGAGCTTTCCCTTTTTCAACCAGAGGAAGTTTTAAAATTTCTTTCTGACTTAAATTTTTCCGTTTTATCGGTAAACCATACAGCTACCAGAAGTTTTTATCTGGCAGTAAAAGGAGTCGATGGTAATGAACGTTGA
- a CDS encoding adenylate kinase, translating to MKLLIMGPPGAGKGTQAEKIVKEFGIVHISTGDMFRAALKNQTPLGLKAKEYMDKGELVPDEVVIAMVEERISEPDCEKGFLLDGFPRTIPQAEVLDKKLAEMGITLDGVINIEVPRDELIIRLTGRRVCRQCGATYHVKFNPPKVEGVCDACGGELYQRSDDSLETVTNRLDVYDAQTAPLKEYYAKTGLLINIDGTKSIGEVFESIKNAL from the coding sequence GTGAAACTACTAATCATGGGCCCTCCGGGGGCTGGAAAAGGAACCCAGGCAGAAAAAATTGTTAAAGAATTTGGTATCGTCCACATTTCCACCGGCGATATGTTCCGGGCAGCCTTAAAAAATCAAACACCCCTGGGCTTAAAAGCAAAAGAATATATGGATAAAGGTGAACTTGTACCCGATGAAGTGGTAATTGCCATGGTCGAAGAACGAATCTCAGAGCCTGATTGCGAAAAAGGTTTTCTCCTAGATGGATTTCCAAGGACCATTCCGCAAGCCGAAGTGCTGGACAAAAAGCTTGCGGAGATGGGAATAACCTTGGATGGAGTTATCAATATTGAAGTTCCGCGAGATGAATTAATTATACGGTTAACCGGTCGGAGGGTTTGCCGCCAATGCGGGGCAACCTATCATGTTAAGTTCAATCCTCCTAAAGTAGAAGGAGTTTGTGATGCGTGTGGTGGAGAACTTTATCAAAGAAGCGATGATTCTTTAGAAACAGTTACCAACCGCCTTGATGTTTATGACGCCCAAACTGCACCTTTAAAGGAATATTACGCAAAAACCGGTTTATTAATTAATATTGATGGAACTAAATCCATAGGAGAAGTTTTTGAATCAATTAAAAATGCGCTATAA
- a CDS encoding amino acid permease produces the protein MIETEKELTRGLEARHIELIALGGTIGVGLFMGSASTLKWAGPSVILAYIIAGIFIFIIMRAIGEMLYSEPVTGSFATYAHKYMGPLWGYLTAWSYWFMWVAVGMSEVTAVGIYMKFWFPAMPQWVPGLIAISIVGMANLAAVKYYGEFEFWFALIKVVTIVIMIILGIGMIFFGLSNNGRPIGLENLYIHGGFFPNGIKGFLFALCLVVAAFQGVELVGVTAGEAKDPQRTLKKAVQNITWRILIFYVGAIFVIVALYPWNKLGTIGSPFVLTFAKVGIPAAASIINFVVLTAALSGCNSGIYSSARMLYTLSQNGQAPKFLAKVSPSGVPVNSLLVTIVCLLIGVVLNYIAPPKLFVYIYSASVLPGMMPWFVILISQLKFRKLKDNEIKNHPFKAPLSPYSNYLTIIFLVLVLVGMWFNSDTRLSLIIGAAFMALVVASYYIFGIGKKRAS, from the coding sequence ATGATAGAAACTGAAAAAGAATTAACAAGAGGTTTAGAGGCAAGGCACATTGAGCTAATTGCTTTAGGAGGAACTATTGGGGTAGGCTTGTTCATGGGATCAGCAAGTACCTTGAAGTGGGCCGGACCTTCTGTGATTTTAGCATACATTATAGCTGGTATCTTCATATTTATCATAATGCGTGCTATAGGTGAAATGCTTTATAGTGAACCAGTTACTGGTTCTTTTGCAACTTATGCCCATAAGTACATGGGTCCTTTATGGGGTTATCTTACTGCTTGGAGTTACTGGTTTATGTGGGTAGCTGTAGGAATGTCGGAAGTCACAGCTGTAGGCATTTATATGAAATTTTGGTTTCCAGCAATGCCTCAATGGGTACCTGGCTTAATAGCAATTTCGATAGTAGGTATGGCAAACTTAGCTGCAGTTAAGTACTATGGAGAATTTGAATTCTGGTTTGCACTTATTAAAGTGGTGACAATAGTAATAATGATTATTTTAGGAATAGGAATGATCTTTTTCGGACTCAGCAACAATGGTCGCCCCATTGGATTAGAAAATTTATATATTCATGGCGGCTTTTTCCCGAATGGAATAAAAGGATTCCTGTTTGCCCTTTGCCTTGTAGTTGCAGCTTTCCAAGGGGTTGAGTTGGTCGGTGTTACAGCTGGCGAAGCAAAAGACCCACAAAGAACTCTAAAAAAAGCAGTTCAAAATATTACGTGGCGAATACTAATCTTTTATGTTGGTGCTATTTTTGTTATCGTCGCACTTTATCCCTGGAATAAGTTGGGAACCATAGGTAGCCCATTTGTTTTGACCTTTGCTAAAGTAGGTATTCCTGCTGCAGCAAGTATCATAAACTTTGTAGTTTTAACTGCTGCCTTATCTGGCTGCAACAGTGGTATTTATAGTTCTGCAAGAATGTTATATACTTTAAGCCAAAATGGCCAAGCTCCAAAATTTTTAGCCAAGGTATCTCCTTCTGGGGTACCTGTCAATAGCCTTTTAGTAACAATAGTTTGTTTGCTAATTGGAGTAGTTTTGAACTATATTGCTCCACCAAAACTTTTTGTATACATTTACAGTGCTAGCGTATTACCGGGTATGATGCCTTGGTTTGTAATTCTTATTAGTCAGCTTAAATTTAGAAAACTTAAAGATAATGAAATAAAAAATCACCCATTTAAAGCTCCACTTTCACCTTACAGCAATTATCTTACTATTATCTTCTTAGTACTAGTATTAGTTGGCATGTGGTTCAATAGCGATACTAGACTATCGCTAATAATTGGAGCAGCGTTTATGGCACTAGTTGTTGCAAGTTACTATATTTTTGGAATAGGTAAAAAACGAGCTTCATAG
- the sdaAA gene encoding L-serine ammonia-lyase, iron-sulfur-dependent, subunit alpha — MYLESIEQLLSEAKKLGQTLGRTALLLEAKDREVSEEELIAVMQKRVLVMKEAIADGFTGKSSVGGLVGGQAVKYKKQLDAGKALAAGAFGKAIAYALAVSEANASMGLIVAAPTAGSAGVLPGVLLSLMEEYSIPEEKVVEGLYAAGAVGLVIAHKASLSGAQGGCQAECGSAAAMAAVSAVELMGGTPEQAVHAGAIALKGMLGLVCDPVAGLVEVPCVKRNVAAAVQALAAADMALAGIASVIPFDEVISAMGEIGQMLPLSLKETALGGLAATPTGKVLSAKIFKQNLIANRS, encoded by the coding sequence ATGTATCTTGAATCGATAGAACAATTACTTAGTGAAGCTAAAAAGCTTGGCCAAACCTTAGGAAGGACAGCGTTACTGTTGGAAGCTAAAGACCGGGAAGTTTCGGAGGAAGAATTAATTGCTGTTATGCAAAAAAGAGTTCTGGTGATGAAAGAAGCAATTGCTGATGGCTTTACTGGTAAATCTTCGGTGGGAGGGTTGGTGGGAGGCCAAGCAGTAAAATATAAAAAACAGTTGGATGCAGGTAAGGCATTAGCTGCGGGAGCTTTTGGCAAAGCTATCGCCTACGCCTTAGCTGTAAGTGAAGCCAATGCTTCCATGGGTTTAATTGTGGCGGCTCCTACAGCAGGTTCTGCAGGGGTTTTACCGGGAGTGCTGTTAAGTTTAATGGAAGAGTATAGTATTCCCGAAGAAAAAGTGGTTGAAGGATTATACGCTGCTGGAGCAGTGGGATTAGTTATTGCCCACAAAGCTTCCCTTTCAGGAGCCCAGGGGGGCTGTCAGGCAGAATGTGGTTCGGCGGCGGCGATGGCTGCAGTTTCTGCAGTTGAATTAATGGGAGGCACTCCGGAGCAGGCAGTTCATGCAGGAGCTATAGCTCTAAAAGGAATGCTTGGTTTAGTTTGTGACCCGGTGGCGGGTTTAGTGGAAGTTCCCTGCGTAAAACGAAATGTTGCGGCGGCGGTACAAGCTTTAGCGGCAGCCGATATGGCTTTAGCGGGAATTGCTTCAGTCATTCCTTTCGATGAAGTGATTAGTGCAATGGGAGAGATTGGGCAGATGCTTCCTTTATCTTTAAAGGAAACGGCCCTAGGAGGGCTTGCGGCTACCCCTACAGGTAAAGTTCTTAGTGCTAAAATATTCAAACAAAACCTGATTGCTAATAGGTCATAG
- the sdaAB gene encoding L-serine ammonia-lyase, iron-sulfur-dependent subunit beta, which produces MDILDIIGPVMIGPSSSHTAGAVRLGKVGRLVLGEIPQKAKIFLHGSFKETYRGHGTDRALIAGLLGFDTDDSRIRESLKIAEERGLKYEFLPIELPEAHPNTVYMELTGAKNKATITGSSIGGGAVLITGINGYPVKITAKYPTLVVPHADRPGAVAKVTSVLAWHGINIAQMSVSRQQKGAEALMVIETDQPVDEETLWEIKRLPGINSGFTIPPL; this is translated from the coding sequence ATGGATATTTTAGATATTATTGGACCGGTGATGATTGGGCCATCAAGCTCTCATACCGCTGGAGCGGTGAGATTGGGAAAAGTAGGAAGGTTGGTGTTAGGGGAGATACCGCAAAAGGCGAAAATCTTTTTGCACGGCTCTTTTAAGGAAACATACCGTGGGCACGGTACAGACAGGGCGCTAATTGCTGGACTTTTAGGATTTGATACCGATGATTCGCGGATACGGGAGAGTTTAAAAATTGCTGAAGAACGGGGATTAAAGTATGAATTCTTGCCCATAGAACTGCCTGAAGCTCACCCTAATACGGTATATATGGAGTTGACTGGGGCGAAAAATAAAGCTACGATTACCGGAAGTTCTATCGGTGGTGGTGCAGTGTTAATTACCGGTATTAATGGTTATCCTGTAAAAATTACTGCCAAGTACCCAACTTTAGTGGTCCCCCATGCTGACCGTCCAGGAGCAGTTGCCAAGGTAACATCGGTTTTAGCATGGCACGGAATTAACATTGCTCAAATGAGTGTTTCCAGGCAGCAAAAAGGGGCTGAGGCGTTAATGGTCATTGAAACTGACCAGCCGGTTGATGAAGAAACATTATGGGAAATTAAAAGACTTCCAGGGATAAATAGTGGCTTTACCATTCCCCCGCTGTAA